One window of Acropora palmata chromosome 1, jaAcrPala1.3, whole genome shotgun sequence genomic DNA carries:
- the LOC141893560 gene encoding uncharacterized protein LOC141893560: MLWNWPSATEFFENFNREILPAAARLVALSEGSICFTVKAETSLALEELYERYSTGRLQRDLQEFLVTDDIRQLADGEEVIVSVHVDEKEFKEALNDLEKVDKEGLVNHFITWLKVALYSILERTLQRLRGCKTSSATTL, translated from the exons ATGCTGTGGAACTGGCCTTCTGCTactgaattttttgaaaatttcaaccGTGAAATTTTACCTGCAGCAGCTAGATTGGTTGCCCTAAGTGAGGGGTCTATTTGCTTCACGGTTAAGGCCGAAACTAGTCTGGCTCTTGAGGAATTATATGAACGATATAGTACTGGAAGACTGCAGAGAGATCTTCAAGAGTTCTTGGTGACAGATGACATCAGACAACTGGCAGATGGAGAAGAAGTGATAGTAAGTGTGCACGTAGATGAAAAGGAATTCAAGGAAGCCCTTAATGATCTGGAAAAAGTGGATAAAGAAG GTTTGGTCAACCATTTCATAACATGGCTTAAAGTGGCTCTGTATTCTATTTTAGAAAG GACCTTGCAAAGACTCAGAGGATGCAA